A genomic region of Mugil cephalus isolate CIBA_MC_2020 chromosome 5, CIBA_Mcephalus_1.1, whole genome shotgun sequence contains the following coding sequences:
- the LOC125008569 gene encoding uncharacterized protein LOC125008569, with amino-acid sequence MFRLRPGYIHFQTGQRHRCHYSADMLLAFLTVSCVFFGSSVGEEVCYGHKFKLPLEYSPPLYNGPLYFIPSNGGPRKLVMDDGEVKDPRFTLSTYSFHLNDVMERDDGYFSTSFNGENMIAKLKYLDCAESISRKYGHEWSKRIPSYASFLEYTNLNSSDHPKILWNRTDPEVIVGQKGRVIINAFEILHLTQEDNGYYNFRKRDNTLLYRGRLVVEGETIHYDPEWDSRLMIDYPRTDRKWTVTFTPKGEMKPQTVMKAGDLVSSERWFSYRIQAIYHGIEINPVDSTDSGTFEFRDPQGNLALTAIVEVYQELSDAMQYLVLFAMMILGWILCCCWYSCKRSCKKDKSAPQAAEAPAVHGHGDHKPAASTQLTSLISLRPRCTLQLPPMSQQLHHQQGRYLLHVHQSAQAFSPQTLSRGLRRKDWPFPLLLLST; translated from the exons ATGTTTCGCCTTAGACCTGGATACATACATTTCCAGACGGGACAAAGACATCGCTGTCATTATTCTGCA GACATGTTACTTGCGTTTTTGACGGTTTCGTGTGTCTTCTTTG GTTCATCTGTTGGTGAAGAAGTGTGCTATGGGCACAAATTTAAGTTACCATTAGAATATAGTCCCCCTCTTTACAATGGACCATTATACTTCATACCAAGTAATGGGGGCCCCAGGAAACTGGTGATGGACGATGGGGAG GTGAAGGACCCACGCTTCACACTCAGCACTTACTCCTTTCACTTAAACGACGTGATGGAAAGAGATGATGGATATTTTTCCACATCGtttaatggtgaaaacatgATTGCCAAACTGAAATATCTGG attGTGCTGAAAGTATCTCAAGGAAATATGGGCATGAGTGGAGCAAAAGGATCCCTTCATACGCCAGTTTCCTGGAATACACTAATTTGAATAGTTCAGACCACCCAAAGATCCTGTGGAATCGCACAGACCCTGAAGTCATTGTCGGACAAAAAGGACGAGTGATAATAAATGCCTTTGAGATTTTGCACCTCACCCAGGAAGACAATGGCTACTACAACTTCAGGAAAAGAGACAACACTCTTCTGTATAGGGGGCGCCTCGTGGTAGAAG GGGAAACTATACACTATGATCCAGAGTGGGACAGCCGCCTCATGATCGATTATCCTCGGACTGATCGCAAATGGACTGTGACTTTTACGCCTAAGGGGGAAATGAAACCCCAAACAGTGATGAAAGCAGGTGATCTGGTCAGCAGTGAACGCTGGTTCAGTTATAGAATTCAGGCTATATATCATGGAATAGAAATTAATCCTGTGGACAGCACCGACTCTGGTACCTTTGAGTTCAGAGACCCGCAAGGCAACCTGGCATTGACTGCGATAGTGGAGGTATATCAAG AGTTATCTGATGCAATGCAATATTTAGTGCTCTTTGCCATGATGATCCTTGGATGGATTCTCTGCTGTTGCTGGTACAGTTGTAAAAGAAGTTGTAAAAAGGACAAGTCTGCCCCTCAGGCTGCAGAAGCTCCTGCTGTGCATGGCCAT GGTGATCATAAACCTGCAGCAAGTACTCAGCTTACCTCTCTCATCAGCCTCAGACCTCGTTGTACCCTACAGCTACCTCCTATGAGCCAGCA GTTACACCACCAGCAGGGCCGATACCTGCTCCATGTCCATCAGTCGGCCCAGGCGTTCTCTCCTCAGACTCTGAGCCGAGGTTTGAGACGAAAGGACTGGCcctttcctctgcttctcctctcaACGTAG
- the LOC125007662 gene encoding uncharacterized protein LOC125007662, translated as MFTCPYMLRVSVFIIFVIEGLSAGEEVCHGSKFKLPLRYTPPLYNGPLYFIPSNGGPKKLVMDNGEVKDPRFTLSTHSFHLNDVMERDDGYFSTSFNGENMIAKLEYLDCAHNISKKYGYGWSEEIPSHASFLEYTNLNSSDHPKILWNRTDPEVIVGQKGRVIINAFEILYLTQEDNGYYNFRKRDNTLLYRGRLVVEGETIHYDPKKDDHLTINFPWIESTWTVTFTPKGKMKPHTVMKAGFPVISGSWFSHRIQVLKNKFEINPVESTDSGTFEFRDPQGNLALTAIVEVYQESSALKYLLAIGGIILVGILCCCCFCCRRRCCNGDKSASQAAAAPAVYYHGDHKPAGQSYSAVPPPPAFSHQPQTSLYPTATSYEPAVYHPVNVHVNPSQPEITLPAGPIPAPGPSVGSDVLSSDSELRFKQKGLALSSASPLSVDSTSCDVYTSDKLNFL; from the exons atgtttacatgtccTTACATGCTTCGTGTCTCAGTATTCATTATCTTTGTGATTGAAGGTTTGTCTGCTGGTGAAGAGGTGTGCCATGGGAGCAAATTTAAGCTGCCATTAAGATATACTCCCCCTCTTTACAATGGACCATTATACTTCATACCAAGTAATGGGGGGCCCAAGAAACTGGTGATGGACAATGGGGAG GTGAAGGACCCACGCTTCACACTCAGCACTCACTCCTTTCACTTAAACGACGTGATGGAAAGAGATGATGGATATTTTTCCACATCGtttaatggtgaaaacatgATTGCCAAACTGGAATATCTGG attgtGCCCACAATATCTCAAAGAAATATGGGTATGGGTGGAGCGAGGAGATCCCTTCACACGCCAGTTTCCTGGAATACACTAATTTGAATAGTTCAGACCACCCAAAGATCCTGTGGAATCGCACAGACCCTGAAGTCATTGTCGGACAAAAAGGACGAGTGATAATAAATGCCTTTGAGATTTTGTACCTCACCCAGGAAGACAATGGCTACTACAACTTCAGGAAAAGAGACAACACTCTTCTGTATAGGGGGCGCCTCGTGGTAGAAG GAGAAACTATACACTATGATCCAAAGAAGGATGATCACCTCACCATCAATTTTCCTTGGATTGAATCCACATGGACAGTGACTTTTACCCCTAAGGGGAAAATGAAACCCCACACAGTGATGAAAGCTGGGTTTCCAGTCATCAGTGGAAGCTGGTTCAGTCATAGAATTCAGGTTCTGAAAAATAAGTTTGAAATTAATCCTGTGGAAAGCACCGACTCTGGTACCTTTGAGTTCAGAGACCCGCAAGGCAACCTGGCATTGACTGCGATAGTGGAGGTATATCAAG AGTCTTCTGCATTGAAATATTTACTTGCCATTGGCGGGATTATCCTTGTGGGGATcctctgttgttgctgtttctgTTGTAGAAGAAGGTGTTGTAATGGAGACAAGTCTGCTTctcaggctgcagcagctcctgctgTGTATTACCAT GGTGATCATAAACCTGCAGGTCAAAGTTACTCAGCTGTACCGCCTCCTCCAGCTTTCTCTCATCAGCCTCAGACCTCGTTGTACCCTACAGCTACCTCCTATGAGCCAGCA GTGTACCACCCTGTTAACGTCCATGTGAACCCTTCTCAGCCTGAG ATTACACTACCAGCAGGGCCGATACCTGCTCCAGGTCCATCTGTCGGCTCAGACGTTCTCTCCTCAGACTCTGAGCTGAGGTTTAAGCAGAAGGGACTGGCcctttcctctgcttctcctctcaGCGTAGACTCTACTTCTTGTGACGTTTACACCTCAGATAAACTAAACTTCCTGTAA
- the LOC125007875 gene encoding uncharacterized protein LOC125007875 isoform X1, with protein MAQFLLTTYVLVLGLALGWAGGEQAEAQSAPVVTLRTLITGTCLEIQRYAESVVGTGAIRSAAESAVLFLESLLGQENVHSVAMFLETVIRFLAEGAASGLNVIAVYVTEILRVTGVDVTLTLPHFTPEGVTAVAQWGLLGLIGYWVLTIVLRLLIGVLKQVFWMVKTVLALWLFGLMVTDKQASAETTAVRLSGLVLVCVLLTLLTSGSEKSGKVEHRLSSLEGRLKAVEKRKGE; from the exons ATGGCTCAATTTCTGCTTACTACCTACGTGTTGGTTCTCGGGTTGGCGCTGGGCTGGGCTGGAGGTGAGCAGGCCGAGGCGCAGAGCGCACCGGTGGTCACCCTGCGTACTCTGATCACGGGAACCTGCCTGGAGATCCAGCGGTACGCGGAGTCCGTCGTGGGAACCGGCGCCATACGGTCAGCTGCTGAG AGTGCAGTGTTGTTTCTTGAGTCATTGCTTGGTCAGGAGAACGTCCACTCGGTGGCCATG TTTTTGGAGACAGTGATTCGATTCCTGGCTGAAGGAGCTGCCAGCGGCCTCAATGTCATCGCTGTTTACGTCACAGAGATCCTCAGGGTCACAGGAGTCGATG TGACGTTGACGTTGCCCCACTTCACTCCAGAAGGTGTGACTGCCGTCGCCCAGTGGGGCCTGCTGGGCCTCATCGGTTACTGGGTGCTGACCATCGTTCTCCGTCTGCTCATCGGTGTCCTGAAGCAGGTGTTCTGGATGGTGAAGACTGTCTTGGCCCTCTGGCTTTTCGGACTGATGGTGACCGACAAGCAGGCCAGCGCAGAGACCACGGCCGTTCGACTGAGCGGCCTGGTGCTGGTATGTGTCCTGTTAACTCTCCTCACCTCTGGCTCGGAGAAGTCTGGCAAAGTGGAGCACCGACTGAGCAGCCTGGAGGGCCGGCTGAAGGCAGTAGAGAAGAGGAAAGGGGAATAA
- the LOC125007875 gene encoding uncharacterized protein LOC125007875 isoform X2: MAQFLLTTYVLVLGLALGWAGGEQAEAQSAPVVTLRTLITGTCLEIQRYAESVVGTGAIRSAAEFLETVIRFLAEGAASGLNVIAVYVTEILRVTGVDVTLTLPHFTPEGVTAVAQWGLLGLIGYWVLTIVLRLLIGVLKQVFWMVKTVLALWLFGLMVTDKQASAETTAVRLSGLVLVCVLLTLLTSGSEKSGKVEHRLSSLEGRLKAVEKRKGE; this comes from the exons ATGGCTCAATTTCTGCTTACTACCTACGTGTTGGTTCTCGGGTTGGCGCTGGGCTGGGCTGGAGGTGAGCAGGCCGAGGCGCAGAGCGCACCGGTGGTCACCCTGCGTACTCTGATCACGGGAACCTGCCTGGAGATCCAGCGGTACGCGGAGTCCGTCGTGGGAACCGGCGCCATACGGTCAGCTGCTGAG TTTTTGGAGACAGTGATTCGATTCCTGGCTGAAGGAGCTGCCAGCGGCCTCAATGTCATCGCTGTTTACGTCACAGAGATCCTCAGGGTCACAGGAGTCGATG TGACGTTGACGTTGCCCCACTTCACTCCAGAAGGTGTGACTGCCGTCGCCCAGTGGGGCCTGCTGGGCCTCATCGGTTACTGGGTGCTGACCATCGTTCTCCGTCTGCTCATCGGTGTCCTGAAGCAGGTGTTCTGGATGGTGAAGACTGTCTTGGCCCTCTGGCTTTTCGGACTGATGGTGACCGACAAGCAGGCCAGCGCAGAGACCACGGCCGTTCGACTGAGCGGCCTGGTGCTGGTATGTGTCCTGTTAACTCTCCTCACCTCTGGCTCGGAGAAGTCTGGCAAAGTGGAGCACCGACTGAGCAGCCTGGAGGGCCGGCTGAAGGCAGTAGAGAAGAGGAAAGGGGAATAA
- the LOC125008494 gene encoding uncharacterized protein LOC125008494 isoform X1 codes for MDGSLRMLMLCLLLCVSSNGYDVEEYGNTHKIRMPRGSHYVLFKRSESSDVKILWQRDQPEAAVDSRQTVIGKYFVMRNLTQRDGGEYMIKDKNQHIILHKTVEVNARNQDFTLLMGDTFQFSYDLDSSACNIYFLKENEEYHIVRQGRQYHEMYDCPGYEFIKPCGILSESVQMSCNGLFVVKDNNGDDILEVNLTVEFSASLFDGSYLGYGGVAAVVAVLGCCLKHFCCCKSSKEGSSQSPAASASAAAEPSMHYQKYDQGPVGRRTNQLSQPFERMNPARPTSGPTAPLIHKPPTVHVPPAYSDVSSQAEQDGAPAGPFFSGPEPKFELKGVTFVSPLSSDSGYSDVYRSDKLNFLSQP; via the exons ATGGACGGGTCGCTGCGGATGTTGATGCTGTGTCTGCTGCTTT GTGTTTCAAGTAACGGTTATGATGTGGAGGAGTACGGGAACACACACAAGATACGTATGCCCAGAGGGTCTCACTATGTCCTGTTCAAACGCTCTGAAAGCTCAGATGTGAAGATCTTGTGGCAGCGGGACCAACCTGAAGCTGCTGTGGACAGTAGGCAGACGGTGATTGGCAAATACTTTGTGATGAGGAATCTAACCCAGAGAGACGGTGGCGAGTACatgataaaagacaaaaatcagCATATTATACTACATAAAACGGTTGAAGTAAATG CACGCAATCAGGACTTTACATTGCTGATGGGAGACACCTTCCAGTTCAGTTATGATCTGGATTCGAGTGCCTGTAACATTTACTTCCTCAAAGAGAACGAGGAGTATCACATTGTCCGTCAGGGCAGGCAATACCACGAAATGTATGACTGCCCGGGCTATGAATTTATAAAGCCATGTGGGATTCTCTCCGAGTCCGTCCAAATGTCATGCAACGGACTCTTTGTAGTCAAAGACAATAATGGTGACGACATCTTGGAGGTGAATCTGACTGTCGAAT TTTCAGCTTCACTTTTTGATGGATCTTACCTTGGTTATGGTGGGGTTGCTGCTGTCGTGGCAGTTCTCGGCTGTTGTTTGAAGCATTTCTGCTGTTGTAAAAGCTCAAAGGAGGGCAGCTCTCAGTCTCCTGCGGcttctgcctctgctgctgctgaacctAGCATGCACTATCAAAAG TATGACCAGGGGCCCGTTGGACGGAGGACCAACCAACTCAGTCAGCCCTTTGAGAGGATGAACCCCGCTCGGCCGACTTCTGGTCCAACTGCCCCACTG ATACACAAACCTCCTACTGTGCATGTACCACCTGCTTATTCTGAT GTTTCCAGCCAGGCTGAGCAGGATGGCGCTCCAGCTGGTCCTTTCTTCTCCGGCCCTGAACCGAAGTTCGAACTGAAAGGGGTGACTTTTGTCTCCCCGCTCAGTTCAGACTCGGGTTACTCTGACGTTTATAGGTCAGACAAACTCAACTTCCTCTCACAGCCCTGA
- the LOC125008494 gene encoding uncharacterized protein LOC125008494 isoform X2 yields the protein MDGSLRMLMLCLLLCVSSNGYDVEEYGNTHKIRMPRGSHYVLFKRSESSDVKILWQRDQPEAAVDSRQTVIGKYFVMRNLTQRDGGEYMIKDKNQHIILHKTVEVNARNQDFTLLMGDTFQFSYDLDSSACNIYFLKENEEYHIVRQGRQYHEMYDCPGYEFIKPCGILSESVQMSCNGLFVVKDNNGDDILEVNLTVEFSASLFDGSYLGYGGVAAVVAVLGCCLKHFCCCKSSKEGSSQSPAASASAAAEPSMHYQKYDQGPVGRRTNQLSQPFERMNPARPTSGPTAPLVSSQAEQDGAPAGPFFSGPEPKFELKGVTFVSPLSSDSGYSDVYRSDKLNFLSQP from the exons ATGGACGGGTCGCTGCGGATGTTGATGCTGTGTCTGCTGCTTT GTGTTTCAAGTAACGGTTATGATGTGGAGGAGTACGGGAACACACACAAGATACGTATGCCCAGAGGGTCTCACTATGTCCTGTTCAAACGCTCTGAAAGCTCAGATGTGAAGATCTTGTGGCAGCGGGACCAACCTGAAGCTGCTGTGGACAGTAGGCAGACGGTGATTGGCAAATACTTTGTGATGAGGAATCTAACCCAGAGAGACGGTGGCGAGTACatgataaaagacaaaaatcagCATATTATACTACATAAAACGGTTGAAGTAAATG CACGCAATCAGGACTTTACATTGCTGATGGGAGACACCTTCCAGTTCAGTTATGATCTGGATTCGAGTGCCTGTAACATTTACTTCCTCAAAGAGAACGAGGAGTATCACATTGTCCGTCAGGGCAGGCAATACCACGAAATGTATGACTGCCCGGGCTATGAATTTATAAAGCCATGTGGGATTCTCTCCGAGTCCGTCCAAATGTCATGCAACGGACTCTTTGTAGTCAAAGACAATAATGGTGACGACATCTTGGAGGTGAATCTGACTGTCGAAT TTTCAGCTTCACTTTTTGATGGATCTTACCTTGGTTATGGTGGGGTTGCTGCTGTCGTGGCAGTTCTCGGCTGTTGTTTGAAGCATTTCTGCTGTTGTAAAAGCTCAAAGGAGGGCAGCTCTCAGTCTCCTGCGGcttctgcctctgctgctgctgaacctAGCATGCACTATCAAAAG TATGACCAGGGGCCCGTTGGACGGAGGACCAACCAACTCAGTCAGCCCTTTGAGAGGATGAACCCCGCTCGGCCGACTTCTGGTCCAACTGCCCCACTG GTTTCCAGCCAGGCTGAGCAGGATGGCGCTCCAGCTGGTCCTTTCTTCTCCGGCCCTGAACCGAAGTTCGAACTGAAAGGGGTGACTTTTGTCTCCCCGCTCAGTTCAGACTCGGGTTACTCTGACGTTTATAGGTCAGACAAACTCAACTTCCTCTCACAGCCCTGA